One genomic window of Mauremys mutica isolate MM-2020 ecotype Southern chromosome 5, ASM2049712v1, whole genome shotgun sequence includes the following:
- the MRPL35 gene encoding 39S ribosomal protein L35, mitochondrial isoform X2, producing the protein MAAVAVMRWVAGILRPLNFLVPLAYNSSCNIRLISGLSIQCFNRVQAPLASSVTKPLLSVSDLSCGCPLSIFNSVTPLLPHILQQPVRTLTYYSLRKGKRKSVKSVVYRFLRLHCGLWLRKKAGYKKKLWKKSIPQKRRSREQVFCNKTQSKLLDKMTTSFWKRRNWYVDDPFQKYHDRTNLRL; encoded by the exons GGATTTTAAGACCTCTGAATTTTCTGGTCCCTTTGGCCTACAACAGCTCCTGCAACATCCGTCTCATTTCTGGACTCTCTATACAATGTTTCAACCGAGTGCAGGCACCATTAGCTTCCTCTGTTACGAAACCTTTGCTGTCTGTTAGTGATCTGTCCTGTGGGTGTCCTCTCTCCATCTTTAACAG TGTAACACCATTATTGCCACATATCCTTCAGCAGCCAGTGAGGACTCTCACATATTATAGCCTGCGAAAAGGAAAGAGGAAATCTGTAAAATCTGTGGTCTATAGATTTCTCCGACTGCACTGTGGCCTTTGGTTAAGGAAaaaa GCTGGTTACAAGAAAAAGTTATGGAAAAAGTCTATTCCCCAGAAAAGACGCTCGAGGGAACAAGTGTTTTGCAATAAAACACAAAGTAAACTCCTTGATAAAATGACCACTTCTTTCTGGAAGAGAAGAAACTGGTACGTTGATGATCCCTTCCAGAAGTATCATGATCGCACAAACCTTCGACTGTAG